The Lysobacter sp. HDW10 genome window below encodes:
- a CDS encoding sigma-70 family RNA polymerase sigma factor encodes MSDSAFDEHLAELIPRLRRFALRLTRDLPNADDLVQSTLERALTTTSHKRPEGDLRAWLFRILYRQFLDQRKHAKRYAWLLGAMGRETPTHAPSVEHQVIAADSLATFGQLSEEQQNLLLWVTVDGLSYQTIAEMLDVPIGTVMSRLSRARRAMRQASEDESPTPTLRILK; translated from the coding sequence ATGTCTGACTCAGCATTTGACGAACATTTGGCGGAGCTGATCCCCAGACTGCGACGCTTTGCGTTGCGGCTGACTCGGGATCTGCCCAACGCGGATGATTTGGTGCAATCCACCCTTGAACGCGCCCTGACAACGACGTCACACAAGCGTCCTGAAGGGGATCTACGTGCCTGGCTGTTTCGCATTCTCTATCGGCAGTTTCTGGACCAACGCAAACATGCAAAGCGCTATGCATGGCTGTTAGGCGCGATGGGTCGTGAAACGCCGACACATGCGCCTTCCGTTGAACACCAAGTGATCGCTGCAGACAGTTTGGCGACCTTCGGTCAGCTATCAGAAGAACAGCAGAATCTGTTGCTGTGGGTCACCGTCGATGGCCTGAGCTACCAAACCATTGCCGAGATGCTCGACGTCCCGATTGGCACGGTCATGTCGAGGCTCTCACGCGCGCGTCGCGCAATGCGCCAAGCAAGCGAAGACGAATCGCCTACACCTACATTGAGAATTCTCAAATGA
- a CDS encoding efflux RND transporter periplasmic adaptor subunit, with protein sequence MSTKKPQFRKSRSIPWIPLAVVAAIVLAGLGWWRFQKSADADGGAYRTQAIDRGDIRVSISSTGTLSAISTVTVGSQISGQITEILVDFNDKVRKGDILARIDPSTYEAQIEQGNAQIASASAQLAQAQATYANASKLYERNVALAKQQMISKADVDQTRMAMEQARAQVNAAQAQIRQQTASTRSTRVNLDRTVIRSPVDGVVLTRKIEPGQTVAASMTAPELFTIAEDLSKMKIQLLVDESDIGQVKEGQNVSFTADAFPNRQFKGMVQQVQMSSTTTNNVVTYPVIVTVDNSDGTLLPGLTVNAEIEVSNQPNVLRVANAAFRYKPSDEALAAMEKQQGQGNGGSGQAGGGRGGMSNTEDLARIATSLQLNPTQQAAFDTALEQMKARAEEMRKRFAEQQSAAGAQGQGGSRLFGGAGGGPRSGGQGGGNSAQMAQMRNRMRERFQQQFGEFRATLDQAQQTKWDAAINDMLAAKRAPLYLLVDGKQKRVMVRVGSSDGSYTQVSGNIKEGDLAITGQQATGSATKDEKK encoded by the coding sequence ATGTCCACGAAGAAGCCCCAATTCCGTAAGTCGCGTTCGATCCCCTGGATCCCCTTGGCCGTGGTGGCCGCCATTGTGTTGGCCGGTCTCGGCTGGTGGCGCTTCCAAAAGAGCGCTGATGCCGACGGCGGGGCTTACCGCACGCAGGCCATCGATCGCGGCGACATTCGTGTGTCGATCTCATCGACCGGGACCTTGTCCGCTATTTCGACGGTGACCGTCGGTAGCCAGATCTCAGGTCAGATCACTGAAATCTTGGTCGACTTCAATGACAAGGTGCGCAAGGGCGATATCTTGGCGCGGATCGATCCGTCGACCTATGAAGCGCAGATCGAACAAGGCAATGCTCAGATCGCCAGCGCCAGCGCGCAACTTGCGCAAGCACAGGCGACCTATGCCAATGCGTCGAAGCTCTATGAGCGCAATGTCGCCTTGGCCAAGCAACAAATGATTTCCAAAGCAGACGTGGATCAAACCCGCATGGCGATGGAACAGGCGCGTGCACAGGTGAACGCGGCGCAAGCACAAATTCGCCAACAAACGGCATCAACACGCTCCACGCGTGTCAACTTGGATCGCACTGTGATTCGCTCGCCTGTGGATGGCGTAGTGCTGACCCGTAAGATCGAGCCCGGTCAAACCGTGGCGGCGAGCATGACCGCGCCTGAGCTCTTCACCATTGCTGAAGATCTCTCAAAGATGAAGATTCAGTTGTTGGTCGACGAATCTGACATTGGGCAAGTGAAAGAAGGCCAAAACGTCAGCTTTACGGCGGACGCCTTCCCGAATCGTCAATTCAAAGGCATGGTGCAACAAGTACAAATGTCGTCGACCACCACCAACAACGTGGTGACCTATCCGGTCATCGTGACGGTGGATAACAGCGATGGCACTTTGCTCCCGGGCTTGACCGTCAACGCCGAAATTGAAGTGAGCAACCAACCGAATGTGTTACGCGTTGCGAATGCAGCATTCCGTTACAAGCCCTCTGACGAAGCACTGGCCGCGATGGAAAAGCAACAGGGCCAAGGTAATGGTGGCTCGGGTCAAGCAGGCGGTGGTCGCGGCGGGATGAGCAATACCGAAGACCTCGCGCGCATTGCAACATCGCTGCAACTCAATCCGACACAGCAAGCAGCGTTCGATACCGCGCTTGAGCAAATGAAGGCACGCGCAGAAGAAATGCGTAAGCGTTTTGCCGAACAACAATCGGCAGCCGGCGCGCAAGGCCAAGGGGGCAGCCGCTTGTTCGGTGGCGCCGGCGGTGGTCCGCGTTCGGGTGGTCAGGGCGGCGGCAATTCCGCACAGATGGCGCAAATGCGCAATCGCATGCGTGAGCGCTTCCAGCAGCAGTTTGGTGAGTTCCGGGCGACCTTGGATCAAGCGCAACAAACCAAGTGGGATGCTGCGATCAACGACATGTTGGCTGCAAAACGCGCACCGCTATACCTGTTGGTGGATGGCAAACAAAAACGCGTGATGGTGCGCGTCGGATCGAGCGACGGTAGCTATACGCAAGTCAGCGGCAACATCAAGGAAGGTGATCTGGCGATTACCGGACAGCAAGCCACTGGCAGCGCGACCAAGGACGAGAAGAAGTGA
- a CDS encoding catalase family peroxidase produces the protein MEYERNPSRPPGNTLRWMTVVAGVLLLAGPYAYTRGWFSSERLTPARVVDELQRAGGPHAGFRRNHAKGVCVTGFFEGNGNASSVSTASVFTRVRTPVVGRFAIAGGNPYAADDGAPVRSMALRFNGADGQQWRTGMNNMPVFSVATPEAFYAQLVAKRKDPATGKPDPKKIAAFNAAYPETAAFRAWAKTAKPSASFTTETYYGLNAFYFINESGARQAVRWKMVPEAAPAVASKALGKDVLMADLQQRLAAAPQRWRLWIILAEPGDPTNDATKAWPDDRRAIDAGLLTLTRETPQSDGACRDINYDPSVLPDGIAISDDPLLVARSAAYSNGHLRRTREEAHVPLSAALNAAQPESN, from the coding sequence ATGGAATACGAAAGAAACCCTTCTCGCCCGCCAGGCAATACCTTGCGTTGGATGACAGTCGTTGCAGGTGTATTGCTCCTGGCGGGCCCTTATGCCTACACGCGCGGCTGGTTCTCGTCGGAGCGATTGACGCCGGCGCGCGTGGTCGATGAACTGCAACGCGCAGGCGGCCCGCACGCCGGATTCCGACGCAACCACGCGAAAGGTGTCTGTGTGACCGGCTTTTTTGAGGGCAATGGCAACGCAAGCAGTGTGTCGACCGCTTCGGTCTTCACGCGTGTTCGCACACCGGTGGTCGGGCGCTTTGCGATCGCAGGTGGCAATCCTTATGCGGCAGACGACGGGGCGCCCGTTCGCAGCATGGCATTACGATTCAATGGTGCGGATGGCCAGCAATGGCGCACAGGCATGAATAATATGCCGGTGTTTTCAGTGGCCACGCCTGAGGCCTTCTATGCGCAGCTCGTGGCAAAGCGAAAAGATCCTGCGACAGGCAAGCCTGATCCGAAGAAGATCGCCGCGTTCAACGCGGCCTATCCGGAAACAGCGGCATTTCGGGCTTGGGCCAAAACTGCCAAGCCGTCAGCCAGCTTTACGACAGAAACCTATTACGGACTGAACGCGTTCTACTTCATCAATGAAAGCGGTGCACGTCAGGCCGTGCGCTGGAAGATGGTGCCAGAAGCAGCGCCTGCAGTTGCATCCAAGGCCTTAGGTAAAGACGTCTTGATGGCCGATCTTCAGCAACGTCTAGCCGCGGCGCCACAGCGTTGGCGCTTGTGGATCATCTTGGCAGAACCGGGTGACCCGACCAACGATGCGACGAAGGCGTGGCCAGACGACCGTCGTGCGATTGATGCCGGCTTGTTGACACTCACGCGCGAAACGCCGCAGAGCGATGGTGCGTGCCGTGACATCAACTACGATCCAAGCGTTCTGCCGGACGGCATCGCGATTTCGGATGATCCGTTACTGGTCGCGCGTTCCGCCGCCTACTCGAACGGTCATCTCCGTCGCACGCGAGAAGAGGCACATGTGCCGCTTTCCGCCGCACTGAACGCTGCTCAACCGGAGTCAAACTAA
- a CDS encoding NrdJb — MAVKIEKKIKGYSVLTPEDLAQESAPAVKADSVLLEDLVAVTPKADVIQMHERIERPEVLIGSTYKVKSPLVEHAMYVTINDIVLNAGTEHEMRRPFEVFINSKSMEHFQWIVALTRIMSAVFRKGGDVTFIVDEMKAVFDPKGGYYKSGGVYMPSLVAELGSIVEDHLKTIGMLHDPEMSEHQLALIAEKRRAYEEHTVKKNPELISKPAATSEERPEDIAVTGDGTSFPPSATMCHKCHTKAIVIMDGCATCLNCGYSKCG, encoded by the coding sequence ATGGCCGTCAAGATTGAAAAGAAGATCAAGGGATATTCCGTACTCACGCCAGAAGATTTGGCACAAGAGTCGGCACCTGCGGTCAAGGCGGACAGTGTGCTTTTGGAAGACCTCGTAGCGGTCACCCCGAAAGCCGACGTCATTCAAATGCACGAGCGCATCGAGCGCCCGGAAGTTTTGATCGGCAGTACCTATAAGGTCAAGTCACCGCTGGTCGAGCACGCCATGTATGTGACCATCAATGACATCGTCTTGAATGCCGGCACCGAGCATGAAATGCGTCGCCCGTTCGAAGTGTTCATTAACTCGAAGTCGATGGAGCATTTCCAGTGGATCGTCGCACTGACGCGCATTATGTCGGCCGTGTTCCGCAAGGGTGGCGACGTCACCTTCATCGTGGATGAAATGAAGGCTGTGTTCGATCCCAAGGGGGGTTACTACAAGTCAGGCGGCGTTTACATGCCTTCGTTGGTGGCCGAACTCGGTTCAATCGTGGAAGACCACTTGAAGACGATCGGCATGTTGCACGATCCGGAAATGAGCGAGCACCAGTTAGCCCTCATCGCGGAAAAGCGTCGTGCTTACGAAGAGCACACGGTAAAAAAAAACCCTGAGCTGATTAGCAAGCCGGCCGCCACCTCGGAAGAACGTCCGGAAGACATCGCCGTGACCGGCGATGGCACTTCGTTCCCGCCGAGTGCCACCATGTGTCACAAGTGCCACACGAAAGCCATCGTGATCATGGACGGCTGCGCCACCTGCTTGAACTGCGGCTATAGCAAGTGCGGTTGA
- a CDS encoding TIGR02449 family protein, whose amino-acid sequence MNEAPALVRLQALSTRLDTLLASVHRLEQENRSLRAEQQQLRDERTDLKARSDQAKARVEALILRLRMLEDRA is encoded by the coding sequence ATGAATGAAGCTCCCGCCCTTGTGCGCTTGCAGGCGCTCTCCACCCGTCTTGACACCCTTCTCGCGTCGGTTCATCGGCTCGAACAGGAGAACCGCAGTTTGCGCGCTGAGCAGCAACAGTTGCGCGACGAACGCACGGACCTGAAAGCCCGTAGCGATCAAGCAAAGGCACGCGTTGAAGCGCTGATTCTTCGACTGCGGATGTTGGAGGATCGGGCATGA
- a CDS encoding cytochrome b, whose product MQNKKDTFVLGARVLHWIMAVLVIAMVFIGLGIVTRIDSMHATLLAWHRPIGVLILLLAVARLVIRRRNPPPALPADLPKIMRKAALGSHIVLYALLFLQPISGWAMVSASGVPVELTDGVYLPQVLPENALVYAWLRTAHGLLAMAFYAMILMHVGAALFHALIRRDGVMRSMIGSKR is encoded by the coding sequence ATGCAGAACAAAAAAGATACGTTTGTGCTCGGCGCGCGCGTCCTACATTGGATCATGGCGGTCCTGGTCATCGCCATGGTGTTTATCGGGCTCGGAATTGTGACGCGTATTGATTCGATGCATGCCACCCTTCTGGCTTGGCACCGACCGATCGGGGTTCTGATTCTTTTGCTTGCGGTCGCGCGCTTGGTGATTCGGCGGCGCAATCCGCCGCCCGCGCTGCCCGCAGATCTCCCAAAGATCATGCGCAAGGCGGCATTGGGGTCGCACATCGTGTTGTACGCGTTGCTTTTCCTGCAACCCATCAGCGGATGGGCGATGGTGTCAGCGAGCGGTGTGCCGGTTGAACTGACCGACGGCGTGTACCTGCCGCAGGTCTTGCCTGAAAACGCTTTGGTCTATGCATGGTTGCGCACCGCACATGGCCTGCTCGCCATGGCGTTCTACGCGATGATCTTGATGCATGTGGGTGCTGCTTTGTTTCACGCACTCATTCGGCGTGATGGCGTGATGCGCAGCATGATTGGGTCAAAGCGCTAG
- a CDS encoding aminopeptidase P N-terminal domain-containing protein: MWRAPLPMRSYAKRRRHLMDLMGDDGIAIVPAAPERIRSRDTHYPYRPDSDLWYLSGYAEPRAVLVLIPGRSHGESVLFCRERDLEREAWDGPRSGPEGAVSDFGFDDAYPIDDIDDILPGMLEGRSRVHYHLGRDTDFDLQLLSWLNRVKRQLHMQTGSPQEFLELGHLLDEMRLLKGADEIKLMQRAADISVEAHTAAMRLAKPGIHEYELHAALEHVFRKHDAWAAYSPIVGAGANACVLHYVANSAKSKAGDLVLIDAGAEYRGYAADISRTFPVTGRFTAPQRALHDVVLSAQAEARACVRPGRAWADIHSRAVEVLCEGLLSLGLLKGTLKRQVAEETYKRFYPHKTGHWLGLDVHDVGDYQLDGESRILEPGMVLTIEPGLYIRPDDTQVDPKWRGIGIRIEDDVLVTREGNRVLTDALARSADDIEALMSA, translated from the coding sequence ATGTGGCGCGCACCTCTGCCCATGCGCAGCTACGCGAAACGGCGTAGACATTTAATGGATCTCATGGGCGACGATGGCATTGCCATTGTGCCTGCCGCGCCGGAGCGCATTCGTAGTCGCGATACGCACTATCCCTACCGCCCTGATTCTGATCTTTGGTATCTCTCGGGCTACGCAGAACCCCGCGCAGTACTGGTGCTGATACCGGGTCGTTCACATGGCGAAAGTGTCTTGTTCTGCCGTGAGCGTGACTTGGAACGCGAAGCATGGGATGGGCCGCGCTCAGGTCCGGAAGGCGCCGTCAGCGATTTCGGATTCGATGACGCCTATCCAATCGACGACATTGATGACATCTTGCCGGGCATGTTGGAAGGCCGTTCCCGCGTGCATTACCACTTGGGTCGCGATACCGACTTCGATTTGCAATTGCTCTCTTGGCTGAACCGTGTGAAGCGTCAACTGCATATGCAGACGGGTTCGCCACAAGAGTTTCTCGAGTTGGGTCATCTCTTGGATGAGATGCGCCTGCTGAAGGGTGCAGACGAAATCAAGCTGATGCAGCGCGCAGCCGACATCAGTGTTGAAGCGCACACCGCTGCTATGCGTTTGGCGAAGCCGGGCATTCACGAATACGAGTTGCACGCCGCGCTCGAGCACGTGTTTCGTAAACACGACGCTTGGGCCGCCTATTCTCCGATTGTCGGTGCGGGGGCCAATGCCTGCGTGTTGCACTACGTAGCCAATAGCGCGAAATCGAAAGCAGGCGACCTCGTGCTGATCGATGCCGGCGCGGAATATCGTGGCTATGCCGCAGACATCTCGCGCACGTTTCCAGTCACGGGTCGATTTACGGCGCCGCAACGCGCCCTGCACGATGTGGTGCTGTCGGCGCAGGCCGAGGCGCGGGCCTGCGTGCGCCCTGGCCGTGCGTGGGCCGATATTCATTCGCGTGCTGTCGAGGTCTTGTGCGAAGGCTTGCTGTCGCTAGGCCTCTTGAAAGGCACCCTGAAGCGGCAGGTGGCAGAAGAGACCTATAAGCGCTTCTATCCGCATAAAACAGGTCATTGGTTGGGCTTGGATGTCCACGATGTGGGCGATTACCAGCTCGACGGCGAATCGCGCATTCTCGAGCCGGGCATGGTGCTGACCATCGAGCCTGGACTCTATATCCGCCCGGACGACACACAGGTCGACCCCAAATGGCGGGGCATCGGCATCCGCATTGAAGATGATGTGCTGGTGACCCGAGAGGGCAACCGCGTTTTGACCGATGCCTTGGCCCGAAGCGCCGATGACATCGAAGCGTTGATGTCTGCCTAA
- a CDS encoding ABC transporter ATP-binding protein gives MTDAPLAPAVIHTRDLQKVYSPGTAAEVVALRGIDLTIRRGEFVAIMGPSGSGKSTLMNLIGCLDTPTQGTYECDGVDVSTLDAEALAALRRDKIGFVFQGFNLLPRMSALENVAMPMSYTRVPHAERRERAQAALASVGLGERSGHRPNELSGGQQQRVAIARALINAPPILLADEPTGALDSKTGEEILALFNRLSDADHTVILITHDAHVAAHAHRTYVMRDGELHEGEVMPEIATPTGGHA, from the coding sequence GTGACCGATGCACCGCTTGCACCCGCGGTGATTCACACGCGGGACTTACAAAAGGTGTACTCGCCTGGTACCGCGGCTGAAGTGGTGGCGCTGCGCGGCATTGATCTCACGATTCGTCGTGGTGAATTCGTCGCCATCATGGGGCCGTCCGGCTCAGGCAAATCCACCTTGATGAACCTGATTGGCTGCTTGGATACACCAACCCAAGGGACTTACGAGTGCGATGGTGTTGACGTTTCAACCCTCGACGCCGAAGCCTTGGCTGCATTGCGTCGCGACAAAATTGGCTTTGTGTTTCAGGGGTTCAATCTCCTGCCGCGCATGTCTGCACTTGAGAACGTGGCGATGCCGATGTCGTATACGCGCGTGCCACACGCAGAACGCCGTGAACGCGCACAAGCGGCCCTGGCCTCTGTGGGCTTGGGTGAGCGGAGCGGACATCGTCCGAATGAATTGTCAGGCGGCCAACAACAACGCGTGGCCATTGCACGTGCATTGATCAATGCGCCGCCGATTTTGCTGGCCGATGAACCGACAGGTGCACTCGACAGCAAGACGGGCGAAGAAATCCTTGCACTGTTCAATCGACTGAGCGATGCAGACCACACCGTCATCTTGATCACGCACGATGCGCACGTAGCCGCGCACGCGCACCGCACCTATGTGATGCGCGATGGTGAGCTGCACGAAGGGGAAGTGATGCCCGAAATAGCGACACCGACAGGAGGTCACGCATGA
- a CDS encoding histidine biosynthesis protein HisIE, whose protein sequence is MATKKVSKVGQKIAAASETTLAKAKRVVKKATKAVGKKTAAVKKAATKQVSKTKRALASASANAKAEAASLKRKGVGKKAATKKVAKKVAKKATVKKAVAKKAPARKTAAKKVAKKATKKVVKKATKKAVKKVAK, encoded by the coding sequence ATGGCGACGAAGAAAGTGAGCAAGGTAGGTCAGAAAATCGCAGCGGCTTCGGAAACCACGTTGGCCAAGGCCAAGCGCGTGGTGAAGAAGGCCACCAAAGCAGTCGGCAAAAAGACTGCGGCAGTGAAGAAGGCTGCGACCAAACAAGTCAGCAAGACCAAACGCGCCTTGGCTTCGGCCAGTGCGAATGCGAAGGCTGAAGCCGCTTCTCTGAAACGCAAAGGTGTAGGTAAGAAAGCAGCCACCAAGAAGGTGGCGAAGAAAGTCGCCAAGAAGGCAACCGTCAAGAAAGCTGTCGCGAAGAAAGCGCCCGCGCGCAAAACAGCCGCCAAGAAGGTTGCAAAGAAAGCTACAAAGAAAGTTGTAAAGAAAGCTACAAAGAAAGCTGTAAAGAAAGTCGCCAAGTAA
- a CDS encoding anti-sigma factor, translating to MIKTPSEHDLHAYVDGHLDAEDRRVVEHFLARNPARAAEVEQWQKDAQRLRAQFGGDLRLPANPSLTPAALRASVNRKRQHWRVQALAAVLCVGLGGVGGWQLSQLRQGINDRPMADAISAYQIVVDDGAAKPDFVATDSNQLQAWLDRHFQNATRLPDLSAAGFTATGGRMFATNEGPAAMVLYRDANNHAISFYVRPPAAGSKRLQTGERMERGVLAQYWSGQGYNYAFVSRDLGNEARILTQARQRAI from the coding sequence ATGATCAAGACACCTAGCGAACACGACTTGCATGCCTATGTCGACGGACACCTCGATGCCGAAGACCGACGCGTCGTCGAGCACTTTCTTGCACGCAATCCAGCGCGCGCTGCAGAAGTGGAGCAATGGCAAAAGGATGCGCAACGCTTGCGTGCGCAGTTCGGCGGTGATCTTCGTTTGCCCGCGAATCCATCACTGACACCTGCCGCGTTACGCGCGTCGGTCAATCGCAAACGTCAGCACTGGCGCGTGCAGGCCTTGGCTGCCGTGCTGTGTGTGGGCTTGGGCGGTGTCGGTGGTTGGCAATTGAGTCAATTGCGCCAAGGCATCAATGATCGCCCGATGGCAGATGCGATCTCGGCCTATCAAATCGTGGTGGATGACGGCGCTGCAAAACCCGACTTCGTTGCAACGGACAGCAATCAACTTCAAGCCTGGTTGGATCGCCACTTTCAAAACGCGACGCGTCTACCTGATCTAAGTGCGGCAGGCTTTACCGCAACGGGCGGCCGCATGTTTGCCACCAACGAAGGCCCTGCAGCGATGGTGCTATATCGCGATGCAAACAATCACGCCATCAGCTTCTACGTTCGGCCACCGGCCGCAGGTAGCAAACGGCTGCAAACGGGTGAACGCATGGAGCGCGGTGTGTTGGCGCAGTACTGGTCAGGTCAAGGCTACAACTACGCTTTTGTCAGCCGCGACTTGGGCAACGAAGCGCGCATTTTGACGCAAGCGCGGCAGCGTGCAATTTAA
- a CDS encoding ABC transporter permease, protein MSWMDILRTAFNALRGNWLRSALTSLGVIIGIAAVIVMVSIGQGTQQEIDKLVSGLGSQRLDIGSAGGMGGGARVAQGSRWTLNDGDAAAIRQEVPEAQYVSGSLRGSTQVVNGESNAATSWQGVEADWFSINGWTLKSGEGFDTRDYTSAAKQVILGETVRQALFGDDDGIGQTIRLGRVPFTVVGTLDAKGQGGFGQDQDDLVVVPLQTARRRLSTSNNMPPGAVQQISVGVDSPKNLESAQSQIEGLLRQRHKIEPGADDDFAVRNISQIVATRTQTTNLMSKLLGAVAGICLIIGGIGIMNIMLVSVTERIREIGLRMSVGAGPSDVRRQFLAEAMLISLIGGVIGIALGAGGSLVVSKFSELPVSLNLNVILLAAAFSMATGLFFGYYPARKASLLDPIEALRSQ, encoded by the coding sequence ATGAGCTGGATGGATATTCTGCGCACTGCGTTTAACGCCTTGCGCGGCAATTGGTTGCGCAGTGCACTGACTTCTTTGGGTGTGATCATCGGCATTGCGGCAGTGATCGTGATGGTGTCGATCGGGCAGGGCACGCAGCAGGAAATCGACAAATTGGTTTCCGGCTTGGGTTCGCAACGTTTGGATATTGGCAGTGCCGGCGGCATGGGCGGCGGTGCACGTGTGGCGCAGGGCAGTCGTTGGACCTTGAATGACGGCGACGCTGCTGCCATTCGACAAGAAGTCCCAGAAGCGCAGTACGTGAGCGGTTCATTGCGCGGCAGTACGCAAGTCGTGAATGGTGAAAGCAATGCCGCGACCTCTTGGCAAGGTGTCGAAGCCGATTGGTTCTCGATCAATGGTTGGACGCTGAAGAGCGGCGAAGGCTTCGATACACGTGATTACACGAGTGCGGCCAAGCAAGTGATTCTCGGCGAGACGGTGCGCCAAGCGCTGTTCGGTGATGATGATGGCATTGGCCAAACCATTCGACTGGGCCGTGTGCCCTTTACGGTTGTCGGCACGCTTGATGCGAAAGGTCAGGGCGGGTTTGGCCAAGACCAAGATGATTTGGTGGTGGTGCCGCTGCAAACGGCACGTCGTCGTCTGAGTACGTCAAACAATATGCCGCCGGGTGCTGTGCAACAGATCAGCGTAGGTGTAGACAGCCCGAAGAATCTCGAAAGCGCGCAATCGCAGATCGAAGGCCTGTTGCGTCAGCGTCACAAGATCGAACCGGGCGCAGATGATGACTTTGCGGTGCGCAATATCAGTCAGATCGTGGCAACGCGGACACAAACCACCAACTTGATGTCGAAGTTGCTAGGTGCCGTGGCCGGCATCTGTCTCATCATTGGTGGCATCGGCATCATGAACATCATGTTGGTCTCGGTCACCGAAAGAATTCGCGAAATCGGTTTGCGGATGTCGGTCGGTGCGGGCCCGAGTGACGTGCGTCGTCAATTCTTGGCCGAAGCCATGTTGATCTCTTTAATTGGTGGCGTGATCGGCATTGCGTTGGGCGCAGGTGGATCGCTGGTCGTTTCGAAGTTCAGTGAACTGCCGGTGTCACTCAACTTGAACGTGATCTTGTTGGCTGCCGCGTTCTCGATGGCGACCGGTTTGTTCTTTGGGTATTACCCAGCGCGTAAGGCATCGCTGCTGGATCCAATCGAAGCCTTGCGCTCGCAATAG
- a CDS encoding UPF0149 family protein codes for MSERLPEVADLAIELRDLGLATHPWELHGAFAGWLAGGGRVNTRWLSDVLADPALADVAAGSAIEALGKATEAQMQDATLGFELLLPEDDASLEVRSGALFDWCRHFLGAFGLAAGAQPKLSPDGEEALEDLAQLATATAEPDGDEEDEAAFTEIEEFVRVAALLLHGDCAMAAQHRNRLH; via the coding sequence ATGTCTGAACGTTTACCCGAAGTAGCAGATCTCGCCATCGAACTGCGCGATCTTGGCTTGGCCACACACCCTTGGGAATTGCATGGCGCGTTTGCCGGCTGGCTGGCGGGCGGTGGTCGGGTCAACACGCGCTGGTTGAGTGATGTCTTGGCCGACCCCGCACTGGCGGATGTCGCCGCGGGTTCAGCCATCGAAGCCTTGGGGAAAGCCACAGAAGCACAAATGCAAGACGCGACGCTGGGTTTCGAACTGTTGCTGCCTGAAGACGACGCAAGTTTGGAAGTGAGAAGCGGCGCACTGTTTGATTGGTGCCGACACTTTTTGGGTGCCTTCGGATTGGCCGCGGGCGCGCAGCCCAAGCTGAGCCCGGACGGTGAAGAAGCCTTGGAAGATTTGGCGCAATTAGCGACGGCCACCGCGGAACCTGACGGCGACGAAGAAGACGAAGCCGCGTTTACAGAAATCGAAGAATTTGTGCGCGTAGCGGCACTGTTGCTGCATGGTGATTGCGCGATGGCCGCGCAACACCGCAATCGTTTGCATTAA
- a CDS encoding cell division protein ZapA produces the protein MSNEVVTLNVLDREYTIGCPPEKREQLIEAARFLDARMRDIRGNARNASLDQVAVLAALNITHEYHQLQRDGTANTALNEVIDALEGKLSKFSDQSLF, from the coding sequence ATGAGTAACGAAGTCGTCACCCTGAACGTGCTCGATCGCGAATACACCATCGGCTGCCCGCCGGAAAAACGTGAGCAGTTGATTGAAGCGGCGCGTTTTCTGGATGCACGCATGCGCGACATTCGCGGCAACGCACGAAATGCAAGTTTGGATCAGGTGGCCGTGCTGGCCGCGTTGAACATCACGCACGAATACCATCAGCTGCAACGTGATGGCACCGCGAACACGGCATTGAATGAAGTCATCGATGCGCTCGAAGGCAAATTGTCCAAGTTCAGCGACCAAAGTTTGTTCTGA